In the Brucella anthropi ATCC 49188 genome, one interval contains:
- a CDS encoding efflux RND transporter periplasmic adaptor subunit — MKSWKQIALCLLIAAAAVGGWYAYKNKNDVVKTAATGEEAPKGEGGRSAPLVVVEAAGEETINNRLTAIGSARALSTVSITPYSSGYMTKLYVKAGDSVKEGDSIAELDAETEKIAVAKAETALKDAQTTRQRIAKLRATNTATEVQVVETELAVANAQLALQDAQLALSRRTVRAPISGIVGILPVNVGNYITAQTSIGRIDDRSKVLIDIWVPERFAPQIKVGQPLTAESTAFPGETYSGEINAVDNMLDEASRTLHVRAEVPNTQDRLRAGMSFSVTVLFPGDRYPSVDPLAIQWGADGSYVWRVEDGVAKRIVARIVQRNSTNILIDGPVKQGDMIVTQGVQTVRDDAPVRVKDEQGTALADPVSITRTAG, encoded by the coding sequence ATGAAATCCTGGAAGCAGATTGCCTTGTGCCTGCTCATAGCTGCGGCTGCCGTTGGCGGCTGGTATGCCTATAAGAACAAGAATGATGTGGTGAAGACCGCAGCAACGGGCGAGGAAGCGCCGAAAGGCGAAGGCGGGCGATCCGCACCACTCGTTGTTGTCGAGGCCGCCGGCGAAGAGACCATCAACAACCGTTTGACGGCTATCGGTTCGGCACGGGCTCTCAGCACCGTGTCGATAACCCCGTACTCCAGCGGTTACATGACGAAGCTTTACGTCAAGGCGGGCGATAGCGTGAAGGAAGGCGACTCGATTGCCGAACTTGACGCCGAGACGGAAAAGATCGCTGTCGCTAAGGCCGAGACGGCGTTGAAGGATGCGCAGACGACACGCCAGCGCATTGCAAAATTGCGAGCGACGAACACCGCAACTGAAGTTCAGGTGGTTGAGACTGAGCTGGCGGTCGCCAATGCGCAGCTTGCTTTGCAGGACGCGCAGCTCGCCTTGAGCCGTCGCACGGTTCGTGCGCCAATCTCCGGTATTGTTGGTATTCTTCCTGTCAATGTGGGTAACTACATTACCGCACAGACTTCCATCGGTCGTATCGATGACCGGTCGAAAGTGCTGATCGATATATGGGTGCCAGAACGCTTCGCACCGCAAATCAAGGTTGGCCAGCCGTTGACAGCGGAATCGACCGCTTTCCCGGGTGAGACCTATAGCGGCGAGATCAACGCGGTTGACAATATGCTGGATGAAGCCAGCCGTACGCTGCATGTTCGCGCAGAAGTGCCGAACACGCAGGATCGTCTGCGCGCGGGCATGTCGTTCTCCGTCACGGTTCTCTTTCCGGGTGATCGCTATCCTTCGGTCGACCCGCTGGCCATTCAATGGGGGGCTGACGGTTCCTATGTGTGGCGTGTTGAGGACGGTGTCGCCAAGAGAATTGTCGCGCGTATCGTTCAGCGCAATTCAACCAACATTCTCATCGATGGTCCGGTGAAGCAGGGCGACATGATCGTTACGCAAGGTGTTCAAACCGTGCGCGATGATGCGCCGGTACGTGTAAAGGACGAACAGGGTACGGCACTGGCTGATCCTGTTTCGATAACACGTACTGCAGGATGA
- a CDS encoding efflux RND transporter permease subunit, with translation MTGHNSSSSSGGSTALFIRRPVFAFVINVLIVVAGLAAFTGVDIRELPDVDRPVVTISTDFSGASAETIDRQLTQVLENAVARVSGVKSISSTSSFERSRVTVEFNDGVDLNVAAADMRDAISRVANDVPEEADPSRIIKADSNADPVMRLAVTSDTMSVDDMTVLVEDQIQDILSAVPGVADVQINGDRDKIFRIDINQARLASYGLTIADISTALSSMGLDAPAGSLRSADQSIVVRATANLEKPEDFENVYINGRTQIRDVATVTLGPDIESSAVRSNGKTAIGLGIVRQAQSNTLDISEGIRAAVANLQKTLPAGVNIAVTSDDANFINGAIHEVEIALIASVIIVVAIIFVFLWDIRATLIPALSMPVALIGTIAAIYLAGFSVNILTLLALVLATGLVVDDAIVVLENVVRRRNQGMGPRAAAVLGTQEVFFAVIATTLTLAAVFVPISFLPGQAGGLFREFGFVLAIAVLLSSVVALTLCPMLASRFLKEGNGEDGGHGPLFLRRIGGGLATFYKKTLHICLSAPFVVVLVAMLFAGASFVGYGLIRQELTPSEDRAVALLRINGPQGISVEFLQSQLDKIEEAVQPLRDSGEIITTYAIAGSGGSSNNGFVVLTLAPWKERARSQQEIMADITQRIKGITAVRIFTTQPNSLGIRGAGNGLQFAIVGSDYAKLQPAAQAVVAALEKDPRFVQPRLSVEPTQPQLSVEINRERASDLGIDITGLANAVQSVLDGRKIGSVYVGDRSFDVKLVATTNPINDPTDLENIFMKTTDGRYVPMSSIATVVEKAVPPQLDRETRQRSVSITTNLRDDFALGDAYKVAQEIAAPLLPPGSHIIPLAEASTLSETSSGLAMVFGFAIIIILLVLAAQFESFVSALIVMATVPLGLGCAVFAMLLTGTSLNVYSQIGLVLLVGIMAKNGILIVEFADQLRDRGLSVREAIEEASNIRLRPVCMTMICAVLGGVPLVLASGAGAEARVALGWVIVGGLGLATIATLYVTPVAYLLLGRFTQPKAEEEARLERELNYALKGKSQKGGTAEPAE, from the coding sequence GTGACCGGTCACAATTCCTCATCCAGTAGCGGCGGATCGACGGCGCTTTTCATCCGTCGTCCAGTTTTTGCTTTCGTTATCAACGTTCTGATTGTCGTCGCGGGTCTTGCTGCTTTCACAGGCGTCGATATTCGCGAACTGCCGGACGTTGACCGGCCTGTGGTGACAATCAGCACGGATTTCAGTGGTGCATCCGCTGAAACTATTGACCGTCAGTTGACACAGGTTCTCGAAAACGCTGTCGCGCGCGTTTCGGGCGTAAAATCTATTTCTTCAACATCGTCGTTTGAACGCAGCCGCGTCACGGTGGAGTTCAACGATGGTGTAGACCTCAACGTTGCCGCCGCCGACATGCGCGATGCGATTTCCCGTGTCGCCAATGACGTGCCGGAAGAAGCGGACCCGTCGCGCATCATCAAGGCCGATTCCAACGCTGATCCCGTGATGCGTCTGGCGGTTACGTCCGACACCATGTCTGTCGATGACATGACGGTGCTGGTCGAAGACCAGATACAGGATATCCTCTCCGCGGTTCCGGGCGTGGCTGACGTCCAGATCAACGGTGACCGCGACAAGATATTCCGCATCGATATCAATCAGGCGCGCCTTGCGAGCTATGGTCTGACCATTGCGGATATTTCTACGGCGCTTTCTTCCATGGGGCTGGACGCCCCTGCCGGTTCTTTGCGTAGCGCCGATCAGTCCATCGTTGTCCGTGCCACGGCCAATCTGGAAAAGCCTGAGGATTTCGAGAACGTCTACATCAACGGACGCACGCAGATCCGCGATGTTGCTACCGTCACGCTTGGGCCGGATATCGAAAGCTCGGCGGTCCGGTCCAACGGCAAGACGGCAATTGGTCTCGGCATCGTCCGTCAGGCACAGTCGAATACGCTCGATATCTCGGAGGGCATTCGGGCAGCGGTCGCCAATTTGCAGAAAACCTTGCCCGCGGGCGTGAATATCGCCGTTACCAGTGACGATGCGAATTTCATCAATGGCGCTATCCACGAGGTGGAAATCGCACTGATCGCGTCAGTGATCATCGTTGTGGCGATTATCTTCGTGTTCCTCTGGGATATACGCGCAACGCTCATCCCGGCCTTGTCCATGCCTGTCGCTTTGATCGGCACGATCGCCGCCATCTATCTGGCAGGATTCTCGGTCAATATTCTTACCCTTCTGGCTTTGGTGCTCGCCACAGGTCTCGTGGTCGATGACGCCATTGTTGTGTTGGAAAACGTTGTCCGGCGACGCAATCAGGGCATGGGGCCGCGTGCTGCGGCAGTCCTCGGCACGCAGGAAGTCTTCTTCGCCGTTATTGCCACGACGCTGACTTTGGCGGCAGTCTTCGTTCCAATTTCGTTTCTGCCCGGGCAGGCGGGTGGTCTGTTCCGTGAATTCGGCTTCGTGCTGGCAATTGCTGTTCTTCTGTCATCTGTTGTTGCGTTGACGCTTTGCCCCATGCTTGCCTCTCGCTTCCTCAAGGAAGGGAATGGCGAAGACGGCGGCCACGGTCCGCTTTTCCTGCGTCGTATTGGCGGCGGGCTTGCGACCTTCTATAAAAAGACGCTGCACATCTGTCTGTCGGCGCCATTCGTTGTTGTGCTGGTGGCAATGCTTTTCGCAGGCGCATCCTTTGTCGGCTACGGTCTGATCCGTCAGGAACTGACGCCCTCGGAAGATCGTGCCGTTGCACTGCTGCGTATCAATGGGCCGCAGGGCATCAGTGTGGAGTTCCTCCAGTCTCAGCTCGACAAGATTGAGGAGGCCGTCCAGCCTCTGCGCGATAGCGGTGAAATCATTACTACTTATGCCATCGCAGGTTCCGGCGGGTCGTCCAATAACGGCTTTGTTGTCCTGACGCTGGCACCGTGGAAGGAACGCGCGCGCAGCCAGCAGGAAATCATGGCTGACATTACCCAGCGCATCAAAGGCATAACGGCGGTGCGTATTTTTACCACCCAACCGAACAGCCTTGGTATTCGTGGTGCGGGCAACGGTTTGCAGTTTGCCATAGTCGGTAGCGATTATGCCAAGCTACAGCCTGCCGCGCAGGCGGTCGTTGCCGCGCTGGAAAAGGATCCACGGTTCGTGCAGCCGCGACTGTCCGTCGAGCCGACCCAGCCGCAGCTTTCCGTCGAGATCAATCGCGAACGAGCATCCGATCTTGGTATCGACATCACAGGGCTTGCGAATGCTGTGCAGTCGGTACTCGACGGTCGCAAGATCGGATCGGTTTATGTCGGAGATCGCAGTTTCGATGTGAAACTCGTTGCCACCACCAACCCGATCAACGATCCGACCGATCTTGAAAACATATTCATGAAGACGACGGACGGTCGTTATGTGCCGATGTCGTCTATTGCTACGGTCGTTGAGAAAGCGGTTCCGCCGCAGCTTGATCGCGAGACGCGCCAGCGCTCGGTGTCCATAACGACAAATCTGCGCGACGATTTCGCGTTGGGCGATGCCTATAAGGTCGCACAGGAAATCGCGGCACCTTTGCTGCCTCCGGGAAGCCATATCATTCCGCTGGCGGAAGCTTCGACGCTCAGCGAAACATCAAGCGGCCTGGCAATGGTGTTCGGTTTTGCCATCATCATCATTCTTCTGGTGCTGGCAGCGCAGTTTGAAAGCTTTGTCAGTGCGCTGATCGTGATGGCGACGGTTCCTCTCGGGCTTGGTTGTGCGGTTTTTGCGATGCTGCTCACAGGTACGAGCCTGAACGTCTACAGCCAGATCGGTCTCGTGCTTCTGGTCGGCATCATGGCCAAGAATGGTATCCTGATTGTCGAATTCGCAGATCAATTGCGTGACAGGGGCTTGAGCGTTCGAGAAGCAATCGAGGAAGCATCCAACATTCGTCTTCGCCCGGTCTGCATGACGATGATCTGCGCCGTGCTTGGCGGTGTGCCGCTGGTTTTGGCAAGTGGCGCTGGCGCAGAAGCCCGTGTGGCTCTGGGCTGGGTCATTGTGGGTGGTCTTGGATTAGCAACGATTGCTACGCTTTATGTAACGCCGGTCGCCTATCTGCTGCTGGGACGCTTTACGCAGCCCAAAGCCGAAGAGGAAGCACGGCTCGAAAGAGAGCTGAACTACGCCCTTAAAGGGAAGTCACAAAAGGGTGGCACGGCTGAACCGGCGGAATAA
- a CDS encoding ABC transporter substrate-binding protein — MKKAISLCLGTAGLALALMSSSAMAADKLTLQLKWVTQGQFAGYYVAKDKGFYEEENLDVDIKPGGPDVAPPQVIAGGGADVVVDWMPSALATREKGVPLVNIAQPFKKSGMMLTCRKDTNITKPEDFKGRTLGVWFGGNEYPFLSWMSHLKIPTEGGKDGVTVLKQGFNVDPLIQKQADCISTMTYNEYWQVIDAGIPADQLVVFPYEEQGVATLEDGLYVLEKSLDDPAMVDKLARFVRASMKGWKYASENPGEAADIILDNDASGAQTKEVQERMVKEIGKLVDGSDGTLDVAAADRTVETLLGGGSDPVITKKPEGAWTAKITDAMKK, encoded by the coding sequence ATGAAAAAGGCAATTTCTTTATGCCTTGGAACAGCCGGACTGGCGCTCGCGCTTATGAGCAGTTCGGCAATGGCAGCCGACAAGCTGACCTTGCAGCTCAAATGGGTGACGCAGGGGCAATTTGCCGGTTACTATGTAGCCAAGGACAAAGGCTTCTATGAGGAAGAAAATCTCGATGTCGATATCAAACCGGGCGGACCGGACGTCGCTCCGCCGCAGGTGATTGCCGGTGGTGGCGCGGATGTTGTGGTTGACTGGATGCCGTCGGCGCTCGCGACCCGCGAAAAAGGCGTCCCGCTCGTCAACATCGCCCAGCCTTTCAAGAAATCCGGCATGATGCTGACCTGCCGCAAGGATACTAACATCACCAAGCCGGAAGACTTCAAGGGCCGCACGCTCGGTGTCTGGTTCGGCGGCAATGAATACCCGTTCCTGTCATGGATGAGCCATCTGAAAATTCCGACCGAAGGCGGCAAGGATGGCGTGACCGTGCTCAAGCAGGGCTTCAACGTCGACCCGCTGATCCAGAAGCAGGCCGACTGCATTTCTACAATGACCTATAATGAATATTGGCAGGTGATTGATGCAGGCATTCCAGCCGATCAGCTTGTCGTCTTCCCATATGAAGAGCAAGGCGTCGCCACGCTGGAAGACGGTCTCTATGTGCTGGAAAAGAGCCTAGATGATCCGGCAATGGTCGACAAGCTCGCCCGTTTTGTCCGTGCCTCAATGAAGGGCTGGAAATACGCATCCGAGAACCCTGGAGAAGCAGCTGATATCATACTCGACAACGATGCTTCCGGTGCTCAGACCAAGGAAGTTCAGGAACGTATGGTCAAGGAAATCGGCAAGCTGGTTGACGGCTCCGATGGCACCCTTGATGTGGCGGCTGCCGACCGCACCGTGGAAACGCTTCTGGGCGGTGGCTCTGACCCCGTCATCACCAAGAAACCGGAAGGCGCGTGGACAGCCAAGATAACCGACGCCATGAAGAAGTGA
- a CDS encoding ABC transporter permease, producing the protein MMTGILSVIALIAVSWLVVGWVASLKTRNPLGQKLLDIAVPALFGIAMLLLWEVTVRLFAIPQVLLPAPSAIWARITASVPILWADFRQTFLKAVIIGYVAGCGLGFITAIIADRIPFLRKGLLPLGNLAAALPIVGVAPIMVMWFGFDWQSKAAVVIIMTFFPMLVNTVAGLASTGAMERDMMETYGSSYWQTLFKLRLPAAMPFIFNALKINSTLALIGAIVAEFFGTPIVGMGFRISAEIGRMNVDMVWAEIFVAALAGSLSYGLIALIERRMTFWHPSYRRA; encoded by the coding sequence ATGATGACAGGCATCCTATCCGTCATAGCGCTAATAGCTGTTTCATGGCTGGTTGTGGGTTGGGTCGCAAGTCTCAAGACCCGTAACCCTTTGGGCCAAAAGCTTCTGGATATCGCAGTGCCAGCGCTCTTTGGCATCGCGATGTTATTGCTCTGGGAAGTAACCGTCCGGCTTTTCGCTATTCCTCAGGTTCTCCTTCCAGCACCATCAGCAATCTGGGCACGCATAACGGCGTCCGTACCAATTCTCTGGGCGGATTTCCGACAGACCTTTCTGAAGGCCGTCATCATCGGCTATGTGGCGGGATGCGGTCTCGGTTTCATAACCGCCATCATCGCCGACCGGATTCCATTCCTGCGTAAAGGCCTGTTGCCGCTCGGCAATCTGGCTGCAGCACTTCCAATCGTGGGCGTCGCACCGATCATGGTGATGTGGTTTGGCTTCGACTGGCAATCGAAGGCAGCGGTGGTCATCATCATGACCTTCTTCCCTATGCTGGTGAACACGGTTGCGGGCCTTGCCAGTACCGGGGCAATGGAACGGGACATGATGGAAACCTACGGCTCAAGCTACTGGCAGACATTGTTCAAGCTGCGTCTCCCAGCGGCCATGCCGTTCATATTCAACGCTCTCAAGATCAATTCCACCCTCGCACTTATCGGAGCGATCGTGGCGGAGTTTTTTGGCACGCCGATTGTCGGCATGGGGTTCCGCATCTCTGCGGAAATCGGGCGCATGAATGTGGATATGGTTTGGGCTGAAATCTTTGTAGCTGCTCTTGCGGGATCGCTCTCTTATGGGCTGATCGCGCTGATCGAGCGCAGAATGACATTCTGGCACCCTTCATACAGGAGGGCATAA
- a CDS encoding ABC transporter permease produces the protein MKGFLHDRFIPVATILAVIIALWYGLAVVLNAPFERDQATRAGTEITFSTLVANTMHQDRPVLPAPHQVAEEIWKTVFGVKPSSKRSLIYHGWVTLSSTLLGFVLGSALGVLLAVGIVHSRTLDKSLMPWIITSQTIPILAIAPMIIVVLNAIGISGLLPKAIISTYLSFFPVAVGMVKGLRSPDVMHLDLMRTYNASRSQVFWKLRWPAAMPFLFTSMQIAVAISLVGAIVGELPTGAVAGLGARLLAGSYYGQTVQIWAALVAAALMAAVLVALIGVAAQLVNRRMGVKPERAAT, from the coding sequence ATGAAAGGCTTCCTGCACGACAGATTCATCCCCGTGGCGACTATACTCGCCGTCATTATTGCGCTTTGGTACGGCCTAGCGGTGGTACTCAACGCCCCGTTTGAGCGTGATCAGGCGACACGCGCAGGGACAGAAATCACCTTCTCGACGCTTGTCGCCAATACGATGCATCAGGACCGACCGGTCCTGCCCGCACCGCATCAGGTAGCTGAAGAAATCTGGAAAACCGTCTTCGGTGTCAAACCGAGTTCCAAGCGCAGCCTGATCTATCACGGATGGGTCACACTATCGTCCACCCTGCTCGGTTTTGTGCTTGGGTCGGCGCTGGGCGTTCTTCTCGCTGTAGGAATTGTTCATTCCCGCACACTCGACAAGAGCCTGATGCCATGGATCATCACCTCACAAACGATCCCGATCCTCGCCATCGCGCCGATGATTATCGTGGTCCTGAATGCCATTGGCATATCGGGCTTGCTGCCCAAAGCTATCATCTCCACCTATCTCTCTTTCTTTCCCGTGGCAGTGGGAATGGTGAAGGGGCTGAGATCGCCTGATGTGATGCATCTCGACCTCATGCGCACCTATAATGCATCAAGATCGCAGGTGTTCTGGAAACTGCGCTGGCCTGCGGCCATGCCATTCCTGTTCACATCGATGCAGATCGCCGTCGCGATCAGCCTCGTTGGCGCTATTGTCGGTGAATTGCCAACCGGTGCAGTCGCCGGTCTTGGTGCTCGGCTGCTTGCAGGCTCGTACTATGGCCAGACCGTGCAGATATGGGCAGCACTCGTTGCCGCTGCTCTGATGGCTGCGGTGCTGGTTGCGCTGATTGGCGTCGCGGCACAGCTTGTGAACCGACGCATGGGTGTAAAGCCGGAAAGGGCAGCCACATGA
- a CDS encoding ABC transporter ATP-binding protein → MNLNDSMATRSRDNGRGEANAQTVIDIKDLSLVFETNDGPVHALSNIDLAVKRGEFVSFIGPSGCGKTTLMRVVADLEQPTSGSVTVNGKTPEQARLDRSYGYVFQAAALFPWRTIEDNISLPLEIMGFSKAERRERIEKNLALVNLSGFDKKYPWQLSGGMQQRASIARALSFDPDMLLMDEPFGALDEIVRDHLNEQLLKLWAATRKTVIFVTHSIPEAVFLSTKIVVMSPRPGRIHEIIDCDLGPDRPLEIRESEAFLKIAHRVREGLRLGHIHE, encoded by the coding sequence ATGAACTTGAATGACAGCATGGCCACCCGATCCAGGGATAATGGGAGGGGCGAGGCAAATGCGCAGACAGTGATCGACATCAAAGACTTGTCGCTCGTCTTCGAGACGAATGACGGACCTGTCCATGCGCTGTCCAATATTGATCTTGCCGTCAAGCGCGGCGAGTTCGTTTCCTTCATCGGACCTTCGGGATGCGGCAAGACTACGCTGATGCGCGTCGTGGCCGATCTGGAGCAACCGACATCAGGTTCTGTCACGGTCAACGGCAAAACACCGGAGCAAGCCCGCCTCGACCGGTCCTATGGTTACGTATTTCAGGCGGCCGCTCTGTTTCCGTGGCGCACCATCGAAGACAATATCAGCCTGCCGCTGGAGATTATGGGGTTCTCCAAGGCAGAAAGGCGCGAGCGGATCGAAAAGAACCTCGCGCTCGTCAATCTCTCAGGCTTTGACAAAAAATATCCCTGGCAGCTTTCCGGCGGCATGCAACAGCGCGCATCGATAGCCCGCGCATTATCATTCGATCCTGATATGCTGCTGATGGACGAGCCCTTCGGCGCTCTGGACGAAATCGTGCGCGATCATCTCAACGAACAGCTTCTCAAGCTTTGGGCAGCAACCCGCAAAACAGTGATTTTCGTCACACACTCGATCCCGGAAGCGGTGTTTCTCTCAACCAAGATCGTTGTCATGAGCCCGCGCCCAGGCCGCATTCATGAAATCATCGATTGCGATCTTGGCCCGGACAGACCACTTGAAATCAGGGAGTCCGAAGCGTTCCTGAAAATTGCCCACCGCGTCCGTGAGGGTTTGCGTTTGGGGCACATCCATGAATAA
- the hydA gene encoding dihydropyrimidinase, producing MAKVIKGGTVITADRTFKADVLIEGEKIVAVGDNLSGDEVIDASGCYIMPGGIDPHTHLQMPFMGTYSSDDFDTGTAAALSGGTTMVVDFVLPDSEGNLLDALQEWFQKAGKARTDYSFHMAITGWNERTFNEMAEVVKRGINTFKHFMAYKGALMVNDDEMFASFQRCAELGAMPLVHAENGDIVAQLQAKLMAEGNDGPEAHAYSRPPEVEGEATNRAIMIADQAGVPLYVVHVSCEQSHEAIRRARQKGMRVFGEPLIQHLTLDESEYHNKDWDYAARRVMSPPFRDKVNQDSLWAGLAAGSLQCVATDHCAFTTEQKRYGIGNFTKIPNGTGGLEERMPVLWSRGVRTGRLTPNEFVAVTSTNIAKILNIYPQKGAVLPGADADLVIWDPEATKKVSAKTQLSSIDYNVFEGFELKGLPRTTLSRGRIAFDKGHVKAEPGDGRFIEREPNGAVNRALSQWKEIVAPRKVERSAEHMPIGV from the coding sequence ATGGCAAAGGTCATCAAAGGCGGAACCGTCATCACGGCTGACCGCACCTTTAAAGCCGATGTTCTCATCGAAGGCGAAAAGATTGTTGCTGTCGGCGACAATCTCTCCGGCGATGAAGTCATAGATGCATCCGGCTGTTATATCATGCCGGGTGGCATCGACCCGCACACCCATCTGCAAATGCCCTTCATGGGGACCTATTCTTCCGACGATTTCGATACCGGAACTGCGGCCGCCCTTTCCGGCGGCACGACGATGGTGGTCGATTTCGTGCTGCCGGATTCCGAAGGTAACCTGCTCGACGCGCTTCAGGAGTGGTTCCAGAAGGCTGGCAAGGCGCGCACCGATTATTCGTTCCACATGGCGATTACCGGCTGGAACGAGCGCACGTTCAACGAAATGGCCGAGGTGGTGAAGCGCGGCATCAACACCTTCAAACACTTCATGGCCTATAAGGGCGCGTTGATGGTGAATGATGACGAGATGTTCGCGTCGTTCCAGCGTTGTGCTGAACTGGGCGCCATGCCGCTCGTCCATGCTGAAAACGGCGATATCGTTGCGCAGCTGCAGGCTAAACTGATGGCCGAAGGCAATGACGGACCGGAAGCCCATGCCTATTCGCGTCCGCCGGAAGTGGAGGGTGAAGCAACCAATCGCGCGATCATGATTGCCGATCAGGCAGGCGTTCCGCTCTATGTCGTGCATGTTTCCTGCGAACAGAGCCATGAAGCGATCCGCCGCGCCCGGCAAAAGGGTATGCGCGTGTTCGGCGAGCCGCTGATCCAGCATCTGACGCTGGACGAAAGCGAATATCATAACAAGGATTGGGATTATGCGGCACGCCGGGTAATGTCTCCGCCATTCCGTGACAAGGTCAATCAGGATAGTCTCTGGGCCGGTCTTGCGGCTGGAAGCCTGCAATGCGTTGCAACCGACCATTGCGCATTCACTACTGAACAGAAGCGTTACGGCATCGGCAATTTCACCAAGATTCCGAATGGAACGGGTGGTCTGGAAGAACGTATGCCAGTGTTGTGGTCGCGCGGCGTGCGCACTGGTCGCCTGACGCCAAATGAATTTGTTGCTGTCACCTCGACAAACATTGCCAAGATCTTGAACATCTATCCGCAGAAAGGCGCAGTGCTGCCGGGTGCTGACGCTGATCTTGTCATCTGGGATCCGGAGGCAACCAAGAAGGTTTCTGCAAAAACACAGCTTTCCTCGATTGATTACAACGTGTTCGAAGGTTTTGAGCTCAAGGGCCTGCCGAGGACGACGCTTTCACGCGGACGTATCGCTTTCGACAAGGGACACGTCAAGGCAGAGCCAGGCGACGGGCGCTTCATCGAGCGCGAACCGAACGGTGCCGTCAATCGGGCGCTGTCACAATGGAAGGAAATCGTTGCGCCGCGCAAGGTGGAACGCAGCGCCGAACATATGCCGATAGGGGTCTGA
- a CDS encoding Zn-dependent hydrolase — MVLTSNLRVNGDRLWDSLMDMAQIGPGVRGGNNRQTLTDEDGEGRKLFQSWCEKSGLSMGVDTMGNMFFLRPGEDADADPVYMGSHLDTQPTGGKFDGVLGVLGGLEVMRTLNDMNIKTKRPIVVVNWTNEEGTRFAPAMLSSGVFAGVHEQDWAYQRTDAKGKKFGDELERIGWKGDEPVGQRKIHAMFELHIEQGPILEVEHKDIGVVTHGQGLWWLQVTLTGKEAHTGSTPMKMRKNASLGLGKMLQLVNEIAMSHQPDAVGGVGHIDVSPNSRNVLPGQIVFTVDFRSPNQDVLDDMKTRFEKEAPKIAAELDIGIEIEVAGHFDPVTFDDGCVVAIRNAAERLGYSHRNIVSGAGHDACWVNRVAPTAMVMCPCVDGLSHNEDEDISKEWASAGTDVLLHAVLETAEIVS; from the coding sequence ATGGTGCTCACCAGCAATCTTAGAGTCAATGGCGATCGTCTTTGGGACAGTCTGATGGACATGGCCCAGATCGGCCCCGGTGTGCGCGGTGGCAATAACCGCCAGACCTTGACCGATGAGGACGGCGAAGGCCGCAAACTGTTTCAGAGCTGGTGCGAAAAATCCGGACTTTCCATGGGCGTGGACACGATGGGGAACATGTTCTTCCTCCGCCCCGGCGAAGATGCCGACGCCGATCCGGTCTATATGGGCAGCCATCTCGACACGCAGCCGACGGGTGGTAAATTCGATGGCGTGCTGGGCGTGCTCGGCGGCCTCGAAGTCATGCGCACGCTCAACGATATGAATATCAAGACAAAGCGGCCAATCGTCGTCGTCAACTGGACGAATGAGGAAGGCACGCGATTTGCCCCGGCGATGCTCTCATCCGGTGTTTTTGCCGGTGTCCACGAGCAGGACTGGGCCTATCAGCGCACCGACGCCAAAGGCAAGAAATTCGGAGACGAACTGGAGCGCATCGGCTGGAAAGGCGATGAACCGGTCGGGCAGCGCAAAATCCATGCGATGTTCGAGCTTCATATCGAACAGGGACCAATCCTTGAAGTTGAGCACAAGGATATCGGTGTTGTCACGCACGGTCAGGGGCTGTGGTGGCTGCAGGTGACCTTGACCGGCAAGGAGGCGCATACCGGCTCTACGCCTATGAAGATGCGCAAGAATGCGAGCCTTGGCCTCGGCAAGATGCTGCAACTCGTCAACGAAATCGCCATGTCCCACCAGCCGGATGCGGTTGGCGGTGTCGGCCATATCGACGTTTCACCCAATTCACGCAATGTGCTTCCGGGCCAGATCGTTTTCACTGTGGATTTCCGTTCGCCCAACCAGGATGTGCTGGACGACATGAAAACGCGGTTTGAAAAGGAAGCGCCGAAGATTGCCGCAGAACTGGACATCGGCATCGAGATTGAGGTGGCCGGACATTTCGACCCGGTGACCTTTGATGATGGTTGTGTGGTGGCGATCCGCAATGCGGCAGAGCGACTTGGCTACAGCCATCGCAACATCGTTTCCGGCGCAGGCCACGATGCCTGCTGGGTCAATCGCGTCGCACCAACGGCCATGGTCATGTGCCCATGCGTGGACGGGCTCAGCCACAATGAAGACGAGGATATTTCGAAGGAATGGGCGTCGGCGGGAACCGACGTGCTTCTGCATGCGGTATTGGAGACTGCTGAAATTGTAAGCTGA